The bacterium genome has a window encoding:
- a CDS encoding ABC transporter substrate-binding protein: MATSLAIVAALIAGVLVVPGSVTGWAAGPTTLVYGKSGDADSLDSPTSTNGEAYQVTTQIFNLLVRAQPGKTDIEPDLATSWSVSPDGLTWTFKLRQGVTFHDGTPWNAEAAKANWDRWADKNNPYHAVKGGEYEYFGDFMADSFKEAKAVDPYTLQVILKQPNSPLLQNLTIIAFQFNSPASMKQYGAEGIGQHPVGTGPYKFVEWVRDDHVTLQANPSFFRKGLPKTQRLIMRVIKDNAARYLALKSGEVQAIELPNTDDVKASMSDPNLKIVFRPPFDTSWLKFNMNNSLFKDIRLRKAVAYAINRPAIVQGLYAGYGEVANQAMPPGMWGRASSPDPITYDPAQSKKLLSEAGYPNGFSFDFWYIPVSRPYFPQGKEIGTAIASDLNKVGIRAHLQTEDWATYLKDQKSNRFPMYMAGWIGDNGDPDDWLGFFFPKYDATSARWSYNNPAVFDLINKAKSENSQAKRAQMYAQAMTLISHDLPNIWFAHAKVPMIVRKNVDGLIGQPDSNEYWELVSSH, from the coding sequence ATGGCTACCTCGCTCGCGATCGTCGCCGCCCTTATCGCCGGAGTTCTGGTCGTCCCCGGCTCGGTAACGGGTTGGGCTGCGGGACCGACCACGCTCGTCTACGGCAAGTCGGGGGACGCCGACTCGCTCGACAGCCCTACCAGCACGAACGGCGAAGCCTACCAGGTCACGACGCAGATCTTCAACCTCCTGGTCCGCGCGCAGCCGGGCAAGACCGACATCGAGCCGGATCTCGCAACGAGCTGGTCCGTCTCTCCGGATGGGCTGACCTGGACGTTCAAGCTGCGCCAGGGCGTCACGTTCCACGACGGTACACCGTGGAACGCCGAGGCGGCGAAGGCCAACTGGGACCGCTGGGCGGACAAGAACAACCCGTACCACGCTGTGAAGGGCGGCGAATACGAGTACTTTGGCGACTTCATGGCCGACTCGTTCAAGGAGGCCAAAGCCGTCGATCCGTACACGCTGCAGGTGATTCTGAAACAGCCCAACTCCCCGCTGCTGCAGAACCTGACGATCATCGCCTTTCAGTTCAACAGCCCCGCGTCAATGAAGCAGTACGGCGCGGAGGGCATCGGCCAGCACCCCGTGGGCACCGGGCCCTACAAGTTCGTGGAGTGGGTGCGTGACGACCATGTGACGCTGCAGGCCAACCCGAGTTTCTTCCGCAAGGGCCTGCCGAAGACCCAGCGCCTGATCATGCGCGTGATCAAGGACAACGCCGCGCGGTACCTGGCGCTCAAATCCGGCGAGGTTCAGGCGATCGAGCTTCCCAACACCGACGACGTCAAGGCCTCGATGAGCGATCCGAACCTCAAGATCGTGTTCCGGCCTCCGTTCGACACGAGCTGGCTCAAGTTCAACATGAACAATTCGCTCTTCAAGGACATCCGGCTCCGCAAGGCCGTCGCTTACGCGATCAACCGGCCGGCGATCGTGCAGGGCCTGTACGCCGGCTACGGCGAGGTCGCCAACCAGGCCATGCCGCCCGGGATGTGGGGCCGCGCCTCCAGTCCCGACCCGATCACGTACGATCCCGCGCAGTCGAAGAAGCTGCTGTCGGAGGCCGGGTATCCGAACGGGTTCTCGTTCGACTTCTGGTACATCCCGGTCAGCCGGCCGTACTTCCCGCAGGGCAAGGAGATCGGCACGGCGATCGCGAGTGACCTCAACAAGGTAGGCATCCGGGCCCATCTGCAGACCGAGGACTGGGCCACGTACCTCAAGGACCAGAAGAGCAACCGGTTCCCGATGTACATGGCCGGCTGGATCGGTGACAACGGGGATCCCGACGACTGGCTCGGGTTCTTCTTCCCCAAGTACGACGCCACCAGCGCCCGCTGGTCGTACAACAACCCGGCGGTCTTCGACCTGATCAACAAGGCCAAGAGCGAGAACAGCCAGGCCAAGCGCGCGCAGATGTACGCCCAGGCCATGACGCTGATCTCGCACGACCTGCCCAATATCTGGTTCGCGCATGCCAAAGTGCCGATGATCGTGCGCAAGAACGTCGACGGGCTGATCGGCCAGCCCGATTCGAACGAGTACTGGGAACTGGTTTCGTCGCACTAG
- a CDS encoding ABC transporter permease codes for MARYIARRAIALLPILLGVSAAAFLMIHLLPGDPATVYVGDHATPGSVERVQHEFGLDKPLPVQYGIYLWNAVRGDFGESLDSHRKVLSEFVPRFPATIELTIGAITVALCIGVPIGIVSAAKPNSIFDRLGMFVALTGVSIPVFWLGLMLIYIFSVYVHALPTSGQLDVNITLVPITRIDILDGLLTGNWAAAGDALRHLVLPSVTVGSIPAAIIARMTRASMLDALHQDYIRTARAKGLTGPAVIIGHGLRNALLPVVTVIGLQFGGFLTGAILTETIFSWPGVGRFMYDSILFRDYPVILAGILLFSLMFVLVNLLVDVLYAFLDPRIRYA; via the coding sequence ATGGCCCGCTATATCGCCCGCCGCGCAATCGCGCTGCTCCCGATCCTGCTGGGGGTGTCCGCCGCGGCGTTCCTGATGATCCACTTGCTGCCCGGCGATCCGGCGACCGTCTACGTGGGGGACCACGCCACCCCGGGATCGGTCGAGCGCGTCCAGCACGAGTTCGGCCTCGACAAGCCCCTGCCGGTGCAGTACGGGATCTACCTCTGGAACGCGGTGCGCGGAGACTTCGGCGAATCGCTGGACAGCCACCGCAAGGTGCTGTCCGAATTCGTGCCGCGGTTCCCGGCGACGATCGAGCTGACAATCGGCGCCATCACGGTCGCGCTCTGCATCGGGGTGCCGATCGGCATCGTGTCCGCCGCCAAGCCCAACTCGATCTTCGACCGGCTCGGCATGTTCGTGGCGCTCACGGGCGTCTCGATCCCGGTGTTCTGGCTCGGCCTCATGCTGATCTACATCTTCAGCGTGTACGTCCACGCCCTGCCGACCTCGGGGCAGCTCGACGTCAACATCACGCTCGTGCCGATCACCCGCATCGACATCCTGGACGGCCTGCTCACGGGGAACTGGGCCGCCGCGGGCGACGCGCTGCGGCACCTCGTCCTGCCGAGCGTCACGGTCGGCTCGATTCCCGCCGCGATCATCGCGCGCATGACCCGGGCCTCCATGCTGGACGCGCTGCATCAGGACTACATCCGGACGGCGCGCGCGAAAGGCCTGACCGGCCCCGCCGTGATCATCGGACACGGCCTTCGCAACGCGCTCCTGCCGGTCGTGACCGTCATCGGACTCCAGTTCGGCGGCTTCCTCACCGGCGCGATCCTGACCGAGACGATCTTCTCGTGGCCGGGCGTCGGCCGGTTCATGTACGACTCGATTCTCTTCCGCGATTACCCGGTGATCCTCGCCGGCATTCTGCTGTTCTCGCTGATGTTCGTCCTGGTCAATCTGCTCGTCGACGTCCTGTACGCCTTCCTTGACCCCCGCATCCGCTACGCCTGA
- a CDS encoding ABC transporter permease, translating to MRRHARSAVKMAARRFWANANARVGLCMILFFALIAIFATQIAPTGPDDEDLLARLQPPSAHHWMGTDNLGRDVFSRVLLGARISMTVGFVAVSGALSTGALLGITAGYAGGRVESTIMRIMDVMLAFPSIILAIGIVAVRGPGLNNTILAVSIVNIPSFARVARASTLAIKEFEYVTAARAMGARPWRVLLRSIVPNAAAPLVVQGSLGIGSAILEAAALGFLGLGAQPPSPEWGAMLADSYRYLLTDFWAALAPGLAIALVVLSFNLAGDGLHDALDPRLSGRA from the coding sequence GTGCGCCGGCACGCACGCTCCGCGGTCAAGATGGCCGCCCGGCGGTTCTGGGCGAATGCCAACGCGCGCGTCGGCCTGTGCATGATTCTGTTCTTTGCGCTCATCGCGATCTTCGCCACGCAGATCGCGCCGACCGGTCCGGACGACGAAGACCTGCTCGCGCGGCTGCAGCCGCCGTCGGCGCACCACTGGATGGGCACCGACAACCTCGGGCGCGACGTGTTCAGCCGGGTCCTCCTGGGCGCCCGCATCTCGATGACGGTCGGCTTCGTAGCGGTCTCCGGCGCTCTCTCCACCGGCGCGTTGCTCGGTATCACGGCCGGCTATGCCGGCGGCCGGGTCGAGAGCACGATCATGCGGATCATGGACGTGATGCTCGCCTTCCCGTCCATCATCCTCGCGATCGGCATCGTGGCCGTGCGGGGCCCGGGACTCAACAACACGATCCTGGCCGTCAGCATCGTGAATATCCCGTCGTTCGCGCGCGTCGCGCGCGCGTCCACGCTTGCCATCAAGGAGTTCGAATACGTCACGGCGGCCAGGGCCATGGGCGCCCGGCCGTGGCGGGTCCTCCTGCGCTCCATCGTGCCGAACGCCGCCGCGCCGCTCGTCGTGCAGGGATCGCTCGGAATCGGCAGCGCGATCCTCGAAGCCGCGGCGCTCGGCTTTCTCGGGCTCGGCGCACAGCCGCCGAGCCCGGAGTGGGGCGCGATGCTGGCCGACAGCTACCGGTATCTGCTCACCGATTTTTGGGCCGCTCTCGCTCCGGGGCTCGCGATCGCGCTCGTGGTCCTCTCGTTCAACCTGGCGGGCGACGGGCTTCACGACGCGTTGGATCCCCGGCTCTCGGGACGCGCATAG
- the hemG gene encoding protoporphyrinogen oxidase produces the protein MTAGSIGDHPPAGTSPLELHGGRPLVGRQDAQASPDALGVDTAPRPPRVVVVGAGIAGLAAALRIADAARRVELVVCEAGSRAGGVIATERDGGYLVEAGPDSFLTEKPEALRLCEQLGLASGVVGVQTGAGRAYVVRAGRVVPIPDGFRLVAPTRLLPWLRSPLFSWPGKARMAMDLVLPRGRPAADETIRSFVTRRFGREAFERVAQPMIGTIYTGDAAALSLEATMPRLAEVERRYGSVIRGLVLAHAAARRSGHGTPARGAQTGRRLSIFATLADGMQALPDAAAARLPAGTLRLRTPIRAVARAADGARYAVALEDGPPIEADAVIVAVNAPAAARLVAGLDGALASHLGAIAYASSASVTLAYRRDEIRHPLDGLGFVVPQIERRPILAASFASVKFPGRAPAGRVLIRVFLGGALAPEMADVPDDRLAAIVRGEMEALLGASGTPDFVRVLRHRETMPQYVVGHLARVAEIEDRLAGHPGLALAGAAYRGIGIPDCIRSGEAAADRALDAMRVPRAGDPTRREARRPPG, from the coding sequence ATGACGGCCGGCAGCATCGGAGATCACCCCCCTGCGGGGACTAGCCCGCTTGAGTTACATGGTGGCCGGCCGCTTGTCGGCCGGCAGGATGCGCAGGCGTCGCCGGACGCGCTCGGCGTGGACACCGCGCCCCGTCCGCCGCGCGTCGTGGTGGTCGGGGCGGGCATCGCCGGGCTGGCCGCGGCGCTGAGGATCGCGGACGCGGCCCGCCGGGTGGAGCTCGTGGTCTGCGAGGCCGGCTCCCGCGCCGGCGGCGTGATCGCCACCGAGCGCGACGGCGGCTACCTCGTCGAAGCGGGACCGGATTCGTTTCTTACGGAGAAGCCGGAGGCGCTGCGGCTGTGCGAACAGCTCGGTCTCGCGTCCGGTGTGGTTGGGGTGCAGACCGGCGCCGGCCGCGCCTACGTCGTTCGCGCGGGCCGCGTCGTTCCGATTCCGGACGGGTTCCGGCTGGTCGCGCCGACGCGCCTCCTGCCGTGGCTGCGCTCGCCGCTGTTCTCATGGCCGGGCAAGGCGCGGATGGCGATGGACCTGGTGCTGCCGCGCGGCCGGCCGGCCGCCGACGAGACCATTCGGTCGTTTGTCACCCGGCGGTTCGGCCGCGAGGCGTTCGAGCGCGTCGCGCAGCCGATGATCGGAACGATCTACACGGGAGACGCGGCGGCGCTCAGCCTCGAGGCGACGATGCCGCGCCTCGCCGAGGTGGAACGCCGCTACGGGAGCGTGATTCGCGGCCTCGTGCTCGCCCACGCGGCGGCGCGGCGGTCGGGGCACGGGACTCCCGCCCGAGGGGCGCAGACCGGCCGGCGCCTCAGCATCTTCGCGACGCTCGCGGACGGGATGCAGGCGCTGCCCGACGCCGCGGCGGCGCGCCTGCCCGCGGGCACGCTGCGGCTTCGCACCCCGATCAGGGCGGTGGCGCGGGCCGCGGACGGCGCTCGTTACGCGGTCGCGCTCGAGGACGGCCCGCCGATCGAGGCGGACGCGGTCATCGTCGCCGTGAACGCGCCGGCGGCGGCGCGCCTTGTCGCGGGACTCGACGGCGCGCTCGCCTCGCATCTCGGCGCGATCGCCTACGCGTCTTCCGCGAGCGTCACCCTCGCCTACCGGCGCGACGAGATCCGGCATCCGCTCGACGGCCTCGGCTTCGTCGTGCCGCAGATCGAGCGCCGCCCCATCCTCGCGGCCTCGTTCGCCAGCGTGAAGTTCCCCGGCCGCGCCCCCGCCGGGCGCGTGCTGATCCGCGTGTTTCTCGGCGGCGCGCTCGCGCCGGAGATGGCCGACGTTCCCGACGACCGGCTGGCCGCGATCGTCCGCGGCGAGATGGAAGCGCTGCTCGGCGCATCCGGCACGCCGGATTTCGTGCGGGTGCTGCGGCACCGTGAGACGATGCCGCAGTACGTGGTGGGGCACCTCGCGCGCGTGGCGGAGATCGAGGACCGGCTCGCCGGCCACCCAGGCCTGGCGCTGGCCGGCGCGGCCTACCGGGGGATCGGGATTCCGGACTGCATCCGCTCCGGCGAGGCCGCCGCGGACCGGGCGCTCGACGCTATGCGCGTCCCGAGAGCCGGGGATCCAACGCGTCGTGAAGCCCGTCGCCCGCCAGGTTGA